In Candidatus Kaistella beijingensis, a genomic segment contains:
- a CDS encoding glycosyltransferase family 2 protein, whose protein sequence is MKKISIVIPAHNEEGNVSLIRQRIADVFSKLELYTYEIIFVNDGSRDNTQRKLEELAAKFDEVKYIEFSRNFGHQPAVKAGMDCSNGNAVISMDADLQHPPELIPEMIKRWEEGFDIVYTVRTYPKQISAFKRKTSDFYYKFLASISDVNLSEGGGSDFRLMDASVVDVVRNMNESDIFLRGLSNWMGFKQTGIHFLAGERASGESSYNLKKMMKFAFTGITAFSVKPLYLAAYLGFLFSAFAIVGYGIYVIHSFWAKTEISGWASLIMTVVFFGGIQLIILGIIGIYLGKIFKQVKERPNYIIRSKNF, encoded by the coding sequence ATGAAAAAGATATCCATCGTAATTCCCGCCCACAACGAAGAAGGCAATGTTTCTTTGATCCGTCAGAGAATTGCGGATGTTTTTTCTAAACTTGAACTTTATACGTACGAAATCATTTTTGTAAACGATGGAAGTCGAGACAACACCCAACGAAAATTAGAAGAACTCGCGGCGAAATTTGATGAAGTGAAATACATCGAATTTTCCCGAAATTTTGGGCATCAGCCTGCGGTAAAAGCAGGAATGGACTGTTCCAACGGAAACGCCGTAATCTCAATGGACGCCGATTTGCAACATCCACCGGAATTGATTCCCGAAATGATTAAACGATGGGAAGAAGGTTTCGACATTGTATATACGGTGCGAACTTACCCGAAACAGATTTCTGCATTCAAAAGGAAAACTTCCGATTTTTATTACAAATTTTTGGCAAGTATTTCCGATGTGAATTTAAGTGAAGGTGGCGGTTCAGACTTCCGATTGATGGATGCATCTGTTGTTGATGTCGTTCGAAACATGAATGAATCGGACATTTTTCTGCGTGGATTATCCAATTGGATGGGTTTCAAGCAAACCGGAATTCATTTTTTGGCAGGAGAAAGAGCAAGTGGTGAAAGCAGTTACAACCTGAAAAAAATGATGAAATTTGCGTTCACAGGAATTACCGCATTCAGCGTGAAACCGCTTTATTTGGCGGCTTATCTCGGTTTTCTTTTTTCAGCTTTTGCGATTGTGGGTTATGGAATCTATGTCATTCACTCTTTCTGGGCTAAAACGGAAATTTCAGGTTGGGCCTCCCTGATAATGACGGTGGTTTTCTTTGGCGGAATTCAGCTGATTATATTGGGAATTATCGGAATTTATCTGGGTAAAATTTTTAAACAGGTAAAGGAGCGCCCGAATTACATCATCCGCTCCAAAAATTTTTAA
- a CDS encoding glycosyltransferase family 87 protein: MKDKFLQFISNPKYIFGIYLLISIISAISKYLGGPGSYNNYLIFRNVFTNTLAEKNIYLQYPDVHFDSNHYGVFFSVLIAPFAILPDWLGMVLWNVANTLVFLFAVHKLPFSSQKKAFFAWLCLQEFITAAVSLQFNVALTGLLILSAVYIYERKETQSAISILIGFFVKLYGIAGLSAFFFIKNKGKFILSLLGFGVLFLILPMLLSSPHFGLQSYADWFQSLSEKNISNHTLGNRQDYSLMGIVRRVLGNPDISNIVFLIPGILVFALPYLRIKQYKNLAFQLMILASTLLFIVLFSSSSESPTYIIAVSGVMIWFIMQKEKSPFIIGLLIFVIVLTCFSFSDLFPKFIKENYIMKYSLKALPCCIVWFRVMYELMTKDFEKDYKLD, from the coding sequence TTGAAAGATAAATTCCTCCAATTTATTTCGAATCCTAAATATATTTTTGGGATTTATCTTTTGATTTCAATAATTTCTGCGATTTCAAAATATCTAGGTGGACCCGGAAGTTATAATAACTATCTTATTTTCAGAAATGTTTTCACCAATACTTTAGCGGAAAAAAATATTTATCTGCAATATCCAGACGTACATTTTGATTCCAATCATTATGGCGTTTTTTTTAGTGTTTTAATTGCTCCGTTTGCGATTTTACCCGATTGGTTGGGAATGGTACTTTGGAACGTTGCGAATACTTTGGTTTTTCTTTTTGCCGTTCACAAACTCCCTTTTTCAAGCCAAAAGAAAGCTTTTTTTGCGTGGCTTTGTTTGCAGGAATTCATCACAGCGGCAGTAAGTTTACAGTTTAATGTTGCTTTGACCGGACTTTTAATTCTTTCTGCTGTTTACATTTACGAAAGAAAAGAAACCCAATCTGCCATTTCAATCCTCATCGGTTTTTTTGTAAAATTGTACGGAATTGCAGGACTTTCCGCATTTTTCTTCATTAAAAATAAAGGAAAATTCATCCTTTCATTGCTTGGATTCGGAGTTTTGTTTTTGATTTTGCCGATGTTGCTTTCAAGTCCGCATTTCGGGTTGCAATCGTATGCGGATTGGTTTCAATCACTTTCAGAGAAGAATATTTCAAATCACACCTTAGGAAATCGCCAAGATTATTCATTAATGGGAATCGTGCGACGGGTTTTAGGAAATCCGGATATTTCCAATATAGTTTTTTTAATTCCTGGAATTTTGGTTTTTGCTTTGCCTTATTTAAGGATTAAACAATACAAAAATTTGGCTTTTCAATTGATGATTTTGGCTTCAACGCTTTTATTCATCGTGCTTTTTAGTTCCAGTTCAGAATCTCCAACTTATATTATCGCAGTTTCGGGAGTGATGATTTGGTTCATCATGCAGAAAGAAAAATCGCCATTTATTATTGGTTTGCTGATTTTTGTAATCGTTTTGACGTGTTTTTCATTCTCGGATTTATTCCCGAAATTTATCAAGGAAAACTACATCATGAAATATTCCTTAAAAGCGTTACCTTGCTGTATTGTTTGGTTCCGAGTGATGTATGAATTAATGACCAAAGATTTCGAAAAAGATTATAAGCTCGATTAA
- a CDS encoding 2,3,4,5-tetrahydropyridine-2,6-dicarboxylate N-succinyltransferase: MLKETIENIWENRELLQNEESQKAIREVIRQLDLGELRVAEPTSEGWKVNEWVKKAVVMYFPIQKMETIEVGPFEFHDKMPLKRNYAEKGVRVVPHAVAREGAYIAPGVILMPSYVNIGAYVDSGTMVDTWATVGSCAQIGKDVHLSGGVGIGGVLEPLQAAPVIIEDNVFVGSRCIVVEGVHVEKEAVLGANVVLTASTKIIDVTGETPVEIKGRVPARSVVIPGSYTKKFPAGEYQVPCALIIGKRKESTDKKTSLNDALRENNVSV, from the coding sequence ATGTTAAAGGAAACTATCGAAAATATTTGGGAGAACCGAGAATTATTACAGAACGAGGAAAGCCAAAAGGCAATCCGTGAAGTCATTCGTCAATTGGATTTGGGCGAGCTTCGAGTTGCAGAACCCACTTCAGAGGGCTGGAAAGTAAACGAGTGGGTAAAAAAAGCAGTCGTAATGTATTTCCCGATCCAAAAAATGGAAACGATTGAAGTGGGGCCATTCGAATTCCACGATAAAATGCCTTTGAAGAGAAATTATGCAGAAAAAGGAGTTCGCGTTGTTCCGCATGCAGTTGCTCGTGAAGGAGCGTACATCGCACCTGGAGTAATTTTGATGCCGTCTTACGTAAACATCGGTGCTTATGTAGATTCTGGAACGATGGTCGACACTTGGGCGACTGTTGGAAGTTGCGCACAAATCGGAAAAGACGTTCATTTAAGCGGTGGAGTGGGAATTGGTGGAGTTCTAGAGCCTCTTCAAGCCGCACCAGTTATTATCGAAGATAATGTGTTCGTTGGTTCAAGATGTATCGTTGTAGAAGGAGTTCACGTAGAGAAAGAAGCGGTTTTGGGAGCGAATGTTGTTCTCACTGCTTCAACCAAAATTATTGATGTTACCGGCGAAACACCTGTTGAAATTAAGGGAAGAGTTCCGGCTCGTTCGGTGGTCATTCCTGGAAGTTACACCAAAAAATTTCCAGCGGGAGAATATCAAGTTCCTTGTGCTTTAATTATCGGAAAAAGAAAAGAATCAACCGACAAAAAAACCTCTCTGAATGATGCTTTGAGGGAAAATAATGTGTCGGTTTAA
- a CDS encoding C40 family peptidase, which translates to MKNLFLAVLLLLFVISCGSSKNVVVKREIPTKTVKKTADLKTLNSNFSGKVNSHVQEILKDAQKYLGAPYKYAGNTSSGFDCSGLVCKVFDENNLKLPRRSEDQSNAGKEINIRDAKPGDLVFFATAGGTRVSHVGIIHDIGSDGEVKFIHSSTSKGVIISSLNEKYWNNAYLFVRRVL; encoded by the coding sequence ATGAAAAATCTCTTTCTCGCAGTTCTCTTGCTTTTGTTTGTAATTTCCTGTGGCTCTTCGAAAAATGTAGTCGTGAAAAGAGAAATTCCAACGAAAACCGTCAAGAAAACCGCCGACTTAAAAACTTTAAATTCCAACTTTTCCGGAAAAGTAAACTCGCATGTTCAGGAAATTTTAAAAGACGCACAAAAATATCTTGGAGCACCTTACAAATATGCCGGAAATACTTCTTCGGGATTCGACTGTTCAGGATTGGTGTGCAAAGTTTTCGATGAAAATAACCTCAAACTTCCGCGCCGTTCTGAAGACCAGTCGAATGCTGGAAAAGAAATCAACATTCGCGATGCAAAACCCGGCGATTTGGTTTTCTTCGCAACTGCAGGTGGAACCAGAGTTTCCCACGTAGGAATTATTCACGATATAGGAAGCGACGGCGAAGTAAAATTTATTCATTCCTCGACTTCAAAAGGCGTCATCATTTCTTCCCTCAACGAAAAATATTGGAACAATGCCTATCTTTTCGTACGAAGAGTGCTTTAG
- the prmC gene encoding peptide chain release factor N(5)-glutamine methyltransferase: MNFAALKSLFKTELSAAYSKSEIDELYSIFIKKKLGLSKFESRRTSDEIVEEHVIQEFGKIIDELKTGKPFQQILGETEFYGLKFFVDENVLIPRPETEELLELAIEKVQVAGCKLQGLKILDIGTGSGIIPIVLKKYFPDAEISAIDYSEKALDVSKKNADFHKTEIHFIHQDYLCENLDGVYNVIISNPPYIGIDEENEIADSVKEFEPKMALFSPTANPLVFYEKIAEDSKNHLSENGMVFLEINQKLGNETADLFRNVLSVVELKKDISGNERFVFGRK, translated from the coding sequence ATGAATTTCGCCGCGTTAAAATCACTTTTCAAAACTGAACTTTCGGCTGCTTATTCAAAGTCGGAAATAGATGAGCTTTACTCTATTTTTATCAAAAAAAAATTAGGTTTAAGTAAATTTGAATCGAGAAGGACGTCTGATGAAATTGTTGAAGAACATGTTATTCAAGAATTTGGGAAAATCATCGATGAGTTAAAAACTGGGAAACCTTTTCAACAGATTTTAGGAGAAACTGAATTCTATGGACTGAAATTTTTTGTGGATGAAAATGTGTTGATTCCACGTCCGGAAACGGAGGAACTTTTGGAGTTGGCGATTGAAAAGGTACAAGTTGCAGGGTGCAAGTTGCAAGGTCTGAAAATTCTTGATATTGGAACAGGGAGCGGAATTATTCCCATTGTGTTGAAAAAATATTTTCCTGACGCGGAAATTTCGGCGATTGATTATTCTGAAAAGGCGCTTGACGTTTCTAAAAAAAATGCAGATTTTCACAAGACAGAAATCCACTTTATTCATCAGGATTATTTGTGTGAAAATTTGGATGGAGTTTATAATGTAATCATTTCCAATCCGCCGTACATCGGAATTGATGAGGAAAATGAAATTGCTGATTCTGTAAAAGAATTTGAGCCAAAAATGGCGCTGTTTTCTCCAACTGCTAATCCATTGGTTTTTTATGAAAAAATAGCCGAAGACAGTAAAAATCATTTATCAGAAAACGGAATGGTTTTTTTGGAAATCAACCAAAAATTGGGAAATGAAACTGCGGATTTATTTAGAAATGTTTTGTCGGTAGTGGAGTTGAAAAAGGACATTTCAGGAAATGAAAGGTTTGTTTTTGGGAGGAAATAA
- a CDS encoding VOC family protein has protein sequence MAQVNAYLTFNGNCEEAFNFYKSVFGGEFPYIGRFGDMPPSEDGKQVPDEDKNKIMHVSLPISQETVLMGSDTGGEWASHHVIGNNISISINTDSKEEADRLFNGLSEGGTVTMPLAETFWGAYFGMWTDKFRINWMVNYDDPAKMQH, from the coding sequence ATGGCACAAGTAAATGCGTACCTTACCTTCAACGGTAATTGCGAAGAAGCGTTCAATTTCTACAAATCCGTTTTCGGCGGAGAATTCCCTTACATCGGTCGTTTCGGCGATATGCCGCCTTCCGAGGACGGAAAACAAGTTCCCGACGAAGACAAAAACAAAATCATGCACGTTTCCCTACCAATTTCTCAGGAAACCGTTTTGATGGGTTCCGACACGGGCGGAGAATGGGCGTCACATCATGTTATAGGAAACAATATTTCAATTTCCATAAATACAGATTCCAAAGAAGAAGCAGACCGACTTTTCAACGGACTTTCCGAAGGCGGAACGGTGACAATGCCACTTGCAGAAACATTTTGGGGCGCTTATTTCGGAATGTGGACAGATAAATTCCGCATCAACTGGATGGTGAATTACGACGATCCTGCTAAAATGCAGCATTAA
- a CDS encoding DUF1569 domain-containing protein, with the protein MENIFDAKTAQNYIDRINKLTPETQRKWGKMTVDQVLAHLNVAYSFIFEPEKHKKPSFIAKFLLSKFVKPKIVNEKPYKQSLPTSPVFIIADRKNFEEEKKKLVGNIQRVQQLGKEAFEGKENTSFGIMTSQEWNNMLAKHLNHHLEQFGV; encoded by the coding sequence ATGGAAAATATTTTTGACGCGAAAACCGCTCAAAATTATATCGACAGAATCAATAAGCTGACGCCAGAAACCCAAAGAAAATGGGGCAAAATGACGGTTGATCAAGTTTTAGCACACCTGAATGTGGCGTATTCTTTTATTTTTGAACCTGAAAAACATAAAAAACCGAGTTTCATTGCCAAATTTTTGCTTTCTAAATTTGTAAAGCCAAAGATTGTTAACGAAAAACCCTATAAACAAAGTTTGCCGACAAGTCCCGTTTTCATCATTGCAGATCGCAAAAATTTTGAGGAGGAAAAGAAAAAACTCGTTGGAAATATTCAGCGCGTTCAGCAGTTAGGAAAAGAAGCTTTCGAAGGCAAGGAAAACACCAGTTTCGGAATCATGACTTCCCAAGAATGGAACAATATGCTTGCAAAACATTTAAATCATCACTTGGAACAATTTGGAGTGTAG